The following proteins are encoded in a genomic region of Hymenobacter siberiensis:
- a CDS encoding thiamine phosphate synthase, which translates to MKINSLHYITASPEAAELACQCGVRWVQLRVKNQPPAIWKQLALETQAVCRRHGATLIINDNPVLAQEIGAGGVHLGQQDLPPDEARQMLGARFIVGGTANTFADVQRLAAAGVDYVGLGPFRFTTTKEKLSPVLGLAGYADIMQQCRAAGIAVPVIGIGGVLLADVAALLATGLHGVAVSGAIGAAENPAVAAGQFVRELTGVEAI; encoded by the coding sequence ATGAAAATCAATTCCCTCCACTATATCACCGCCAGTCCCGAGGCGGCTGAGCTGGCTTGCCAGTGCGGTGTGCGCTGGGTGCAGCTGCGGGTGAAAAACCAGCCGCCCGCCATCTGGAAGCAGCTGGCGCTGGAAACGCAGGCCGTGTGCCGCCGCCATGGGGCCACGCTCATCATCAATGATAATCCGGTGCTGGCGCAGGAAATCGGGGCCGGGGGCGTGCACCTGGGCCAGCAGGATTTGCCGCCTGACGAAGCCCGCCAGATGCTGGGGGCACGTTTCATCGTCGGCGGTACGGCCAACACCTTTGCCGACGTGCAGCGGCTGGCGGCGGCCGGGGTCGACTACGTGGGGCTGGGGCCGTTTCGCTTCACCACGACAAAAGAAAAGCTAAGCCCGGTGTTGGGCCTGGCGGGCTACGCCGATATCATGCAGCAGTGCCGGGCGGCGGGCATTGCCGTGCCGGTTATTGGCATTGGGGGCGTTCTGCTGGCCGATGTGGCCGCGCTGCTGGCAACGGGGCTGCACGGCGTGGCGGTGTCGGGGGCCATTGGGGCGGCCGAAAATCCGGCGGTGGCAGCCGGGCAGTTTGTTCGTGAATTAACGGGGGTAGAAGCCATTTAA
- the thiC gene encoding phosphomethylpyrimidine synthase ThiC: MKKKDQAPQKTLVERQPLTGSRKIYVQGKLHPEIRVAMREIILADTERQFDFGFPSEKNPPVTVYDTSGPYTDPNVEIDLKKGLPRLRESWILDRGDVEQLSGTTSDYGQQRAADQQLDHLRFEHIAAPLRAKPGSNVSQMHYAKKGLITPEMEYIAIRENQRFDELPADDPLRTQHRGHSFGANTPEGHITAEFVRQEVAAGRAVIPSNINHPESEPMIIGRNFLVKINTNIGNSAVTSSIEEEVDKAVWSCRWGGDTLMDLSTGKNIHETREWIIRNCPVPVGTVPIYQALEKVNGKAEDLTWELFRDTLIEQAEQGVDYFTIHAGVLLRYVPMTAKRVTGIVSRGGSIMAKWCLAHHQESFLYTHFEEICEIMKAYDVAFSLGDGLRPGSIADANDEAQFAELETLGELTKIAWKHDVQVMIEGPGHVPMHLIKENMEKQLKECHEAPFYTLGPLTTDIAPGYDHITSAIGAAMIGWFGTAMLCYVTPKEHLGLPNKQDVKDGVIAYKIAAHAADLAKGHPGAQYRDNALSKARFEFRWEDQFNLSLDPDTAREYHDETLPAEGAKVAHFCSMCGPHFCSMKITQEVRDYAAKQDMTASEVLAKGMVEKSKEFVEKGSEIYF; this comes from the coding sequence ATGAAGAAGAAAGACCAGGCCCCCCAGAAGACGCTGGTGGAGCGCCAGCCCCTCACCGGCTCCCGCAAAATCTACGTGCAAGGCAAGCTGCATCCCGAAATCCGGGTGGCCATGCGCGAAATCATCCTGGCTGATACCGAGCGCCAGTTCGATTTCGGCTTCCCTTCGGAGAAAAACCCGCCCGTGACGGTGTACGACACCAGTGGCCCCTACACCGACCCCAACGTCGAAATCGACTTGAAAAAAGGCCTGCCCCGCCTGCGTGAAAGCTGGATTCTGGACCGTGGCGACGTGGAGCAGCTGTCCGGCACCACCTCCGACTACGGCCAGCAGCGCGCCGCCGACCAGCAGCTCGACCACCTGCGCTTCGAGCACATCGCGGCCCCGCTGCGCGCCAAGCCGGGCTCCAACGTGAGCCAGATGCACTATGCCAAAAAGGGCCTCATCACGCCCGAGATGGAGTACATCGCCATCCGCGAAAACCAACGCTTCGACGAGCTGCCGGCTGACGACCCGTTGCGCACCCAGCACCGCGGCCACAGCTTCGGGGCCAACACGCCGGAGGGCCACATCACCGCCGAGTTCGTGCGCCAGGAAGTGGCCGCCGGCCGCGCCGTCATACCCTCCAACATCAACCACCCGGAAAGCGAGCCAATGATTATCGGGCGCAATTTTCTGGTGAAAATCAACACCAATATCGGCAATTCGGCCGTTACGTCATCCATTGAGGAAGAGGTGGATAAGGCCGTGTGGAGCTGCCGCTGGGGCGGCGACACGCTGATGGATTTGAGCACGGGCAAGAACATCCACGAAACCCGCGAGTGGATTATCCGCAACTGTCCGGTGCCAGTGGGCACGGTGCCCATCTATCAGGCGCTGGAAAAGGTGAATGGCAAGGCCGAAGACCTGACCTGGGAGCTGTTCCGCGACACGCTGATTGAGCAGGCCGAGCAGGGCGTGGACTATTTCACCATCCACGCCGGCGTGCTGCTGCGCTATGTACCGATGACCGCCAAGCGCGTGACCGGCATCGTATCGCGGGGCGGTTCCATTATGGCTAAATGGTGCCTGGCACACCATCAGGAGAGCTTCCTCTATACGCACTTTGAGGAAATCTGCGAAATCATGAAGGCCTACGACGTGGCCTTCTCGCTGGGCGACGGCCTGCGTCCCGGCTCCATCGCCGATGCCAACGATGAGGCCCAGTTTGCCGAGCTGGAAACCCTGGGCGAGCTCACCAAAATTGCCTGGAAGCACGACGTGCAGGTAATGATTGAGGGCCCCGGCCACGTGCCCATGCACCTCATCAAGGAGAACATGGAGAAGCAGCTGAAGGAGTGCCACGAAGCGCCCTTCTACACGCTGGGCCCGCTCACCACGGACATAGCGCCGGGCTACGACCACATCACCTCCGCCATTGGCGCGGCCATGATTGGCTGGTTTGGCACAGCCATGCTCTGCTACGTGACCCCCAAGGAGCACCTCGGCCTGCCCAACAAGCAGGACGTGAAGGACGGTGTGATTGCCTACAAAATTGCCGCCCACGCCGCCGACCTGGCTAAAGGCCACCCGGGAGCCCAGTACCGCGACAACGCCCTGAGCAAAGCCCGCTTCGAGTTCCGCTGGGAAGACCAGTTCAACCTGAGCCTCGACCCCGACACTGCCCGCGAATACCACGACGAAACCCTGCCCGCCGAAGGCGCCAAAGTGGCCCACTTCTGCTCGATGTGCGGCCCGCACTTCTGCTCGATGAAAATCACGCAGGAAGTGCGCGACTACGCGGCCAAGCAGGATATGACGGCTAGTGAGGTTTTGGCGAAAGGGATGGTAGAAAAGTCGAAGGAATTTGTGGAAAAGGGTAGCGAGATTTATTTCTAA
- the rlmN gene encoding 23S rRNA (adenine(2503)-C(2))-methyltransferase RlmN, translating into MLLELPLAPTVTKRDIRKTSSDELKAFMVEHGEKPFRAKQVTEWLWKNTAATFEEMNNISVATRELLDKHFAINGVTVQNKQLSNDGTIKSAFRLYDGNVVEGVLIPHDTRMTACISSQVGCSLTCKFCATGYMDRKRNLDAAEIYDQVVRIREQCEAQYGTPLTNIVYMGMGEPLLNYANVVESVRRITSPDGLNMAPRRITISTAGIAKMIKKLADDDVKANLALSLHAPTDAKRNEIMPINEANSLAALKEALQYYHQKTGRKVTYEYIVFDGFNDGLDDAEHLSKIAKWLPCKVNLIEYNPIENADYQNAAADKITAFHKYLADRGVQTNIRRSRGKDIDAACGQLAVKEEKTAA; encoded by the coding sequence ATGCTGCTAGAATTGCCCCTCGCCCCCACCGTTACCAAGCGCGACATTCGTAAAACCTCGTCCGACGAGCTCAAGGCCTTTATGGTGGAGCACGGCGAGAAGCCTTTCCGCGCCAAGCAGGTAACTGAGTGGCTGTGGAAGAACACCGCCGCCACCTTTGAGGAGATGAATAACATCTCGGTGGCCACCCGCGAGCTGCTGGACAAGCACTTCGCCATCAACGGCGTGACGGTACAAAACAAGCAGCTCAGCAACGACGGCACCATCAAATCAGCCTTCCGGCTGTACGATGGCAACGTGGTGGAGGGCGTGCTCATTCCGCACGATACACGCATGACGGCCTGCATCTCAAGCCAGGTAGGCTGCTCACTGACGTGCAAGTTCTGCGCCACCGGCTACATGGACCGCAAGCGCAACCTCGACGCGGCCGAGATTTACGACCAGGTGGTGCGCATTCGGGAGCAGTGCGAGGCGCAGTACGGCACGCCGCTCACCAACATTGTGTACATGGGCATGGGCGAGCCCCTGCTCAACTACGCCAACGTGGTGGAAAGCGTGCGCCGCATCACCTCGCCCGACGGCCTGAACATGGCCCCGCGCCGCATCACCATCAGCACGGCCGGCATTGCCAAGATGATTAAAAAGCTGGCCGACGATGACGTGAAGGCCAACCTGGCCCTCTCACTGCACGCCCCCACGGATGCCAAGCGCAACGAAATTATGCCCATCAACGAAGCCAACTCCCTGGCCGCGCTGAAGGAAGCCCTGCAGTACTACCACCAGAAAACCGGCCGCAAAGTCACGTATGAATACATCGTGTTCGACGGCTTCAACGATGGGCTGGACGATGCCGAGCACCTCTCCAAAATTGCCAAGTGGCTGCCCTGCAAGGTGAACCTCATCGAGTACAACCCCATCGAAAACGCTGATTACCAGAACGCGGCGGCCGATAAAATCACGGCCTTCCACAAGTACCTGGCCGACCGCGGCGTGCAAACCAACATCCGCCGCTCGCGGGGCAAGGACATCGACGCCGCCTGTGGGCAGCTGGCCGTGAAGGAAGAAAAGACGGCCGCGTAA
- a CDS encoding thiamine phosphate synthase, giving the protein MFRLVLLTAPTALPDEARLLAALLGAGSKTLHLRKPGWPAAPVEDLIQAIPAQFHARLVLHGHPELVRRYRLGGLHLTGQQRAATVRRPTLLPGQTLSTSFHSLAEIDRHRRRYDYVFLSPIFDSISKEGYGSTFKLPELRAFFQRQAGRAGYHAPVLALGGIAATNLALVQVAGFAGAAVLGTIWQSPDPVAALRQLQEQV; this is encoded by the coding sequence GTGTTTCGCCTCGTCCTCCTCACCGCGCCCACGGCCCTGCCCGATGAGGCACGCCTGCTCGCTGCCCTGCTCGGCGCGGGTTCCAAAACCCTGCACCTGCGCAAGCCCGGCTGGCCCGCCGCACCGGTCGAAGACCTGATTCAGGCCATTCCCGCGCAGTTTCACGCGCGGCTGGTGCTGCACGGGCACCCCGAGCTGGTACGGCGTTACCGCCTCGGCGGTCTGCACCTCACGGGGCAGCAGCGCGCCGCCACCGTGCGCCGCCCTACCCTCCTGCCCGGCCAGACGCTCTCCACGTCCTTCCACTCGCTGGCCGAAATCGACCGGCACCGCCGCCGCTACGACTACGTTTTTCTGAGCCCGATTTTCGACAGCATCAGCAAGGAGGGCTACGGCAGCACCTTCAAGCTGCCCGAGCTGCGGGCGTTTTTCCAGCGGCAGGCGGGCCGGGCCGGCTACCACGCGCCGGTGCTGGCGCTGGGCGGCATTGCGGCCACCAACCTGGCGCTGGTGCAGGTGGCTGGCTTCGCGGGCGCGGCTGTGCTGGGCACTATCTGGCAAAGCCCGGACCCGGTGGCGGCCCTGCGGCAGCTGCAGGAGCAGGTGTAG
- the thiS gene encoding sulfur carrier protein ThiS, with protein sequence MVCYINNSPQEAADNQSLIDLLTARGITEPRGLAVAVNDAVVPRAEWSSLQLHEQDRVTIIRATQGG encoded by the coding sequence ATGGTCTGCTATATCAATAATTCTCCTCAGGAAGCGGCTGATAACCAGTCGCTCATCGACCTGCTCACCGCGCGCGGCATCACCGAGCCGCGCGGCCTGGCCGTGGCCGTGAACGACGCCGTGGTACCCCGCGCCGAGTGGTCGTCCCTCCAATTGCACGAACAAGACCGGGTTACCATCATCCGCGCCACGCAGGGCGGGTAG
- a CDS encoding LytR/AlgR family response regulator transcription factor, with protein MRELTQALRQHSQPAYKQRFSVRMRNGLYLLQTADIAYLQADEGVTFAVDGAGTRYPLSGTLAELERQLDPSRFGRLNRSELVNVAFIERAEPYFNNRLAVKLRAPGLTLTTSAAQTPEFRRWLEG; from the coding sequence ATGCGCGAGCTCACCCAGGCCCTGCGCCAGCACAGCCAGCCGGCCTACAAGCAGCGCTTTTCGGTGCGGATGCGCAACGGCCTCTACCTGCTCCAGACCGCCGACATTGCCTACCTGCAGGCCGACGAGGGCGTAACCTTCGCCGTGGACGGGGCCGGCACGCGCTACCCCCTCAGCGGCACGCTGGCCGAGCTGGAGCGCCAGCTCGACCCCAGCCGCTTCGGCCGCCTCAACCGCTCCGAGCTGGTAAACGTGGCCTTCATCGAGCGGGCCGAGCCGTACTTCAACAACCGCCTCGCCGTGAAGCTGCGCGCCCCCGGCCTCACCCTCACCACCAGCGCCGCCCAAACCCCCGAGTTCCGCCGCTGGCTGGAAGGGTAA
- a CDS encoding hydroxymethylpyrimidine/phosphomethylpyrimidine kinase — MRPYALTIAGFDPSAGAGLLADVKTLEASGVYGLGVCTALTVQNDVAFERVRWVPAAEIRDQLRILFARFQVDFIKIGLIESLPQLLELIGWLKSQNRNLQIVWDPVLKATAGYEFHRAIDRDLICALCAEMALITPNQPEMLRLWPGESAEAAAAVANFCPVLLKGGHAAGELSTDVLLEGGRRHAFSAARLAHGEKHGSGCVLSSAVLAGLAKGEGLVEACRTGKEYVTAFLASNDSLLGYHSNA, encoded by the coding sequence ATGCGCCCCTACGCCCTCACCATTGCCGGCTTCGACCCCAGCGCGGGCGCGGGCCTGCTGGCCGACGTGAAAACGCTGGAAGCCAGCGGCGTGTACGGCCTGGGCGTGTGCACCGCCCTCACGGTGCAGAACGATGTGGCGTTTGAGCGCGTGCGCTGGGTGCCGGCCGCTGAAATCCGCGACCAGCTACGCATTCTGTTCGCGCGCTTTCAAGTCGACTTCATCAAAATTGGCCTTATTGAAAGCCTGCCACAGCTGCTGGAGCTGATTGGCTGGCTGAAAAGCCAGAATCGAAACCTGCAAATCGTGTGGGACCCGGTGCTGAAAGCCACGGCCGGCTACGAGTTTCACCGCGCCATCGACCGCGACCTGATCTGCGCCCTGTGCGCCGAAATGGCCCTCATCACCCCCAATCAGCCCGAAATGCTGCGCCTCTGGCCCGGTGAATCGGCTGAGGCGGCGGCGGCCGTGGCGAATTTTTGCCCGGTGCTGCTGAAGGGCGGGCACGCGGCGGGCGAGCTGTCGACTGACGTGCTGCTGGAAGGCGGGCGGCGGCATGCGTTTTCGGCGGCGCGGTTGGCGCATGGCGAGAAGCACGGCAGCGGCTGCGTGCTGTCGTCGGCGGTGCTGGCGGGGCTCGCGAAAGGGGAGGGGCTCGTGGAAGCCTGCCGGACGGGCAAGGAGTATGTCACCGCATTTCTGGCCAGCAACGATTCGCTGCTGGGGTACCATTCAAACGCATAA
- a CDS encoding thioesterase family protein, whose protein sequence is MPRVKVALPDTFSFITEIPVRITDLNYGGHVGNDAMLGILHEARVHFLRSIGVPNDYDAVTKLGLIMVDVAVEYKGEAFHGDVLRVQMAGNDLNKYGFDVVYHVHNQAGKEVARAKTGMLCFDYNTHKLRLLPEELAAQLQ, encoded by the coding sequence ATGCCCCGCGTAAAAGTAGCCCTGCCCGATACCTTCTCCTTCATCACCGAAATTCCGGTTCGCATCACCGACCTCAACTACGGTGGGCACGTGGGCAACGACGCCATGCTGGGAATCCTACACGAGGCACGGGTGCATTTCCTGCGCTCCATCGGTGTGCCGAATGACTACGATGCCGTCACCAAGCTCGGCCTCATCATGGTGGATGTGGCCGTGGAGTACAAGGGTGAAGCTTTCCACGGCGACGTGCTGCGCGTGCAGATGGCCGGCAACGACCTCAATAAATACGGCTTCGACGTGGTGTACCACGTGCACAACCAGGCCGGCAAGGAGGTGGCCCGCGCCAAAACCGGGATGCTCTGCTTCGACTACAACACCCATAAGCTGCGCCTGCTGCCCGAGGAGCTGGCCGCGCAGCTGCAATAG
- a CDS encoding DUF2157 domain-containing protein codes for MSRKFLDTESPGWVTDGLISEAQQQQLLARYPQQAPALGLLPILGSVLVGLSGLSVVAANWQGLPTALRLALLLGSLVGSYGAGAYFLRRGNPDLGHGLIGLGLLLFGASIILTSQLFQLVGYDASGLLAWV; via the coding sequence TTGTCCCGCAAATTTCTCGATACCGAAAGTCCCGGCTGGGTCACCGATGGCCTCATCAGCGAGGCGCAGCAGCAGCAACTGCTGGCCCGCTACCCGCAGCAGGCCCCGGCCCTGGGCCTGCTCCCCATCCTGGGCAGCGTGCTGGTGGGCCTGAGCGGACTGAGCGTGGTAGCCGCCAACTGGCAGGGCCTGCCCACCGCCCTGCGGCTGGCGCTGCTGCTGGGCAGTTTGGTGGGCAGCTACGGTGCGGGTGCCTACTTCCTGCGGCGCGGTAACCCCGACCTCGGCCACGGCCTCATCGGGCTTGGGCTACTGCTGTTTGGGGCCAGCATCATTCTCACCAGCCAGCTTTTTCAGCTGGTGGGCTACGATGCCAGTGGCCTGCTGGCCTGGGTATAG
- the mnmD gene encoding tRNA (5-methylaminomethyl-2-thiouridine)(34)-methyltransferase MnmD yields MKNQEFSSEPKVEVRRTADGSATLFVPALNEHYHSQHGARQESAHVFIRHGLAPLLPAAAATGQSLRILEIGLGTGLNALLTLEAAQAAGAFIEYDGLETFPLPPAVVAALQPEWDERGTPIKELFAELHAAPWDAPVELLPGFRLRKRHQSLQAAALPAGQYNLFYFDAFAPEKQPELWTEAVFAQLYAAAAPGAVLVTYCAQGQFRRNLRAAGWLTEKLPGPPGKREMTRAVK; encoded by the coding sequence ATGAAAAATCAGGAATTCTCCAGCGAGCCAAAGGTAGAGGTGCGCCGCACGGCCGACGGCTCGGCCACGCTTTTCGTGCCGGCCCTGAATGAGCATTACCACTCGCAGCACGGGGCGCGGCAGGAGTCGGCGCATGTCTTCATCCGGCACGGGCTGGCCCCGCTGCTGCCCGCCGCCGCCGCAACCGGCCAGTCCCTACGCATCCTCGAAATCGGCCTCGGTACCGGCCTGAACGCGCTATTAACGCTGGAAGCCGCCCAGGCCGCCGGCGCTTTCATCGAGTACGACGGCCTCGAAACCTTCCCGCTGCCGCCCGCCGTGGTGGCCGCCCTGCAACCCGAGTGGGACGAGCGCGGCACCCCCATCAAAGAACTGTTTGCCGAGCTGCACGCCGCGCCCTGGGATGCGCCGGTGGAATTGCTGCCCGGCTTCCGGCTACGCAAGCGGCACCAGTCGCTGCAAGCCGCCGCGCTGCCCGCCGGTCAGTACAACCTGTTTTATTTCGATGCCTTCGCCCCCGAAAAGCAGCCCGAGCTGTGGACGGAAGCCGTGTTTGCCCAGCTCTACGCCGCCGCCGCGCCCGGCGCGGTACTGGTGACCTACTGCGCTCAGGGTCAGTTTCGCCGCAACCTGCGCGCCGCCGGCTGGCTGACGGAAAAGCTGCCCGGCCCCCCCGGCAAGCGCGAGATGACGCGGGCCGTGAAATAG
- the thiH gene encoding 2-iminoacetate synthase ThiH, whose translation MSFQPIFEAQPWDDVKASIYAKTAADVAHALAAPQRTLEDFKALISPAAAPYLEQMAQLSHQLTRKRFGNTLQLYAPLYLSNECQNICTYCGFSLDNKIARRTLSSVEMLLEAAVLKDWGYDHVLLVTGEANVTVGVDYLEKALRTLRTQFAHLSMEVQPLDQADYERLIPEGLNTVLVYQETYHRADYKKHHPKGKKSNFDYRLDTPDRLGRAGIHKMGLGVLIGLEDWRTDCFYTALHLDYLEKTYWQTKYSLSFPRLRPAEGMLQPKVEMSDRELVQLICAYRIWNGEVELSISTRESPVFRDHVIKLGITSISAGSKTNPGGYAVAPESLEQFEISDERTPAEVAAMLRRQGYEPVWKDWDAALA comes from the coding sequence ATGAGCTTCCAACCTATTTTCGAGGCCCAGCCCTGGGACGACGTGAAGGCCAGCATCTACGCCAAAACGGCCGCCGACGTAGCGCACGCCCTGGCCGCGCCGCAGCGCACGCTGGAAGACTTCAAGGCGCTGATTTCGCCCGCCGCCGCGCCGTATCTGGAGCAGATGGCGCAGCTCAGCCACCAGCTCACGCGCAAGCGGTTTGGCAACACCCTGCAGCTGTATGCGCCGCTGTACCTGAGCAATGAGTGCCAGAATATCTGCACGTACTGCGGCTTCAGCCTCGATAATAAGATTGCCCGGCGCACCCTCAGCAGCGTGGAAATGCTGCTGGAAGCGGCCGTGCTCAAGGACTGGGGCTACGACCACGTGCTGCTCGTGACCGGCGAGGCCAACGTGACGGTGGGCGTGGACTACCTCGAAAAGGCCCTGCGTACGCTGCGCACGCAGTTCGCGCATCTCTCCATGGAAGTGCAGCCGCTGGACCAGGCCGACTACGAGCGCCTGATTCCAGAGGGCCTGAATACGGTGCTGGTGTACCAGGAAACTTACCACCGTGCCGACTACAAAAAGCACCATCCCAAGGGCAAGAAATCGAACTTCGACTACCGCCTCGACACGCCCGACCGGCTGGGCCGGGCCGGCATCCACAAAATGGGGCTGGGCGTGCTCATCGGGCTTGAAGACTGGCGCACCGACTGCTTCTACACCGCTCTGCACTTGGATTATCTCGAAAAAACCTACTGGCAGACCAAGTACAGCTTGTCGTTTCCGCGTCTGCGGCCGGCCGAAGGCATGCTTCAGCCCAAAGTGGAAATGAGCGACCGCGAGCTGGTGCAGCTCATTTGCGCCTACCGCATCTGGAACGGCGAGGTGGAACTGTCGATTTCGACCCGCGAAAGCCCGGTTTTCCGCGACCACGTCATTAAGCTGGGCATCACCAGCATCAGCGCGGGCTCCAAAACCAACCCCGGCGGCTACGCCGTGGCCCCGGAGTCGCTGGAGCAATTCGAGATTTCCGATGAGCGCACCCCCGCTGAAGTGGCAGCCATGCTGCGCCGCCAGGGCTACGAGCCGGTGTGGAAAGACTGGGACGCAGCCCTGGCCTAA
- a CDS encoding GDYXXLXY domain-containing protein, with protein MTDLLSWFSSPARRRPMLRALVAAQVLYVLGVAGAGYATTALGQKVMLATTPIDPRDLLYGDFVRLHYAISETPLSRWQGPAAPQRRQAVFVLLATGSDSFSTAVGVYPQAPKPGVGQAVLRGWVTDVYRSSFNLRFNLERYYVPEGSGLRLEKAGRLHPLRVRVSIAPWGQARITGVEAELK; from the coding sequence ATGACTGACCTGCTCTCTTGGTTCTCAAGCCCGGCGCGCCGCCGCCCGATGCTGCGCGCCCTGGTGGCCGCGCAGGTGCTCTACGTGCTGGGCGTGGCCGGCGCAGGCTACGCCACCACGGCCCTGGGCCAGAAAGTTATGCTGGCCACCACGCCCATCGACCCGCGCGACCTGCTCTACGGCGACTTCGTGCGCCTGCACTACGCCATCAGCGAAACGCCCCTGAGCCGCTGGCAAGGCCCCGCCGCCCCGCAGCGCCGCCAAGCGGTGTTCGTGCTGCTGGCCACCGGCTCCGATAGCTTCAGCACCGCCGTGGGCGTGTATCCGCAGGCCCCAAAGCCCGGCGTGGGCCAGGCCGTGCTGCGCGGCTGGGTCACGGATGTGTACCGGAGCTCGTTCAACCTGCGCTTCAACCTGGAGCGCTACTACGTGCCCGAAGGCAGCGGCCTACGTCTCGAAAAAGCCGGCCGCCTGCACCCGCTGCGGGTGCGCGTCAGCATCGCGCCCTGGGGCCAGGCCCGCATCACGGGCGTGGAGGCGGAGCTGAAGTAG
- a CDS encoding thiazole synthase has product MLTKKLVIAGREFTSRLFTGTGKFSSSALMEEALLASGSELVTVALKRVDVANAEDDILRHLAHPQFHLLPNTSGVRTAKEAVFAAQLAREALETNWLKLEIHPDPKYLLPDPIETLKAAEELVKLGFVVLPYIHADPVLCKRLEEVGVAAVMPLGSPIGSNKGLLTREFLEIIIGQSKVPVVVDAGIGAPSHAAAALEMGADAVLVNTAIAVAGNPVAMATAFRLAVEAGRMAYEARLAGPVAHTEAVASSPLTAFLDM; this is encoded by the coding sequence ATGTTGACTAAAAAACTGGTTATCGCCGGCCGGGAGTTTACCTCGCGCCTGTTCACCGGCACGGGCAAATTCAGCTCCTCGGCTTTGATGGAGGAAGCCCTGCTGGCTTCCGGCTCGGAGCTGGTGACGGTGGCCCTGAAACGGGTGGACGTGGCCAATGCCGAGGATGATATCCTGCGCCACCTCGCGCACCCGCAGTTCCACCTGCTGCCCAATACCTCTGGCGTACGCACGGCCAAAGAAGCCGTTTTTGCCGCCCAGCTGGCCCGCGAGGCGCTGGAAACCAACTGGCTCAAGCTCGAAATCCACCCCGACCCCAAGTACCTGCTGCCTGACCCCATCGAAACCCTAAAAGCCGCTGAGGAGCTGGTGAAGCTGGGCTTCGTGGTACTGCCCTACATCCACGCCGACCCGGTGCTGTGCAAGCGGCTGGAAGAAGTGGGCGTGGCGGCGGTGATGCCCCTGGGTTCGCCCATCGGCTCCAACAAGGGCTTGCTGACGCGAGAATTTCTGGAAATCATCATCGGCCAGAGCAAGGTGCCGGTGGTGGTGGATGCCGGCATCGGGGCCCCCTCGCACGCGGCGGCAGCCCTGGAAATGGGCGCTGATGCCGTGCTGGTGAACACGGCCATTGCCGTGGCCGGCAACCCGGTAGCCATGGCCACGGCCTTTCGCCTAGCCGTGGAGGCTGGGCGCATGGCCTACGAGGCGCGGCTGGCCGGGCCGGTAGCGCACACCGAGGCGGTGGCGAGCTCGCCGCTCACGGCGTTTCTGGATATGTAA